In the genome of Actinomadura graeca, one region contains:
- a CDS encoding S1 family peptidase, with product MRKLRLTLAASAAALPCLGLAAPTALAASAEPGPPGPDAPASTMIIGGEDATEPYPFMVSFQNDVEGHFCGGSLLTGEWVVTALHCVDGDVTPESLRIRVGSVRKSEGGSLRGARQIVLHPEGREDHFDVALVRLDRPVTEAPITLDTRQPVGTPTRLLGWGCTVTKPVFECGDDDKPEVLKQLDSAIREPGTCVSETAPIEADSEVCTGNPETKTGACFGDSGGPLLRKTAGGWRLIGAFSRTEVLPKDPDAPGPQFPDCRRGPSIYTDVTVHREWINSVISAAA from the coding sequence GTGCGCAAACTCCGCCTGACGCTGGCCGCGTCCGCTGCCGCGCTGCCGTGCCTCGGCCTGGCCGCGCCGACCGCCCTGGCGGCATCGGCCGAGCCCGGGCCGCCCGGGCCCGACGCCCCCGCCTCCACGATGATCATCGGTGGCGAGGACGCGACCGAGCCGTACCCGTTCATGGTGTCCTTCCAGAACGACGTGGAGGGGCACTTCTGCGGAGGCAGCCTGCTCACCGGCGAGTGGGTCGTCACCGCCCTGCACTGCGTGGACGGCGACGTGACGCCCGAGAGCCTCCGGATCCGCGTGGGGAGCGTCCGGAAGTCGGAGGGCGGCAGCCTGCGCGGCGCGCGGCAGATCGTCCTGCACCCCGAGGGCCGGGAGGACCACTTCGACGTCGCGCTGGTCCGGCTCGACCGGCCGGTCACCGAGGCGCCGATCACCCTGGACACCCGGCAGCCCGTCGGCACCCCGACCCGGCTGCTGGGGTGGGGGTGCACGGTCACCAAGCCCGTCTTCGAATGCGGCGACGACGACAAGCCCGAGGTGCTGAAGCAGCTCGACTCGGCGATCCGCGAGCCCGGCACCTGCGTGAGCGAGACCGCCCCCATCGAGGCGGACTCCGAGGTGTGCACCGGCAACCCGGAGACGAAGACGGGCGCGTGCTTCGGCGACTCCGGCGGGCCGCTGCTGCGCAAGACCGCCGGTGGCTGGCGGCTCATCGGCGCGTTCAGCCGGACCGAGGTGCTGCCGAAGGACCCCGACGCGCCCGGCCCCCAGTTCCCCGACTGCCGCAGGGGCCCGAGCATCTACACCGACGTGACCGTGCACCGCGAGTGGATCAACAGCGTGATCTCGGCCGCGGCCTGA
- a CDS encoding undecaprenyl-diphosphate phosphatase, which translates to MNVVEATVLGIVQGLTEFLPISSSGHLLFVPKLLRWDDPGAPFTAVIQLGTMAAVIIYFWRDLVRILTTWTKSLWTPDLRPHQDARMGWYIGLGTIPISVCGLAFKDFIEEPARNLWINSTSLIVMGLLLMVAEWAGIRKREVADLNMRDGLLIGAFQCLSLIPGSSRSGSTMTGALFLGYTREAAARYSFLLSIPAVVLSGAFEMRKAFDGSLQLVPTVVATLVSFVVGYACIAWLLKFLTRHSMMVFVYYRVALGGVLLGLLAAGTISAT; encoded by the coding sequence GTGAACGTCGTTGAAGCGACCGTGCTCGGAATCGTCCAGGGACTCACCGAGTTCCTGCCGATCTCCAGCTCGGGCCACCTGCTGTTCGTGCCCAAGCTGCTGCGCTGGGACGACCCGGGAGCGCCCTTCACCGCCGTCATCCAGCTCGGCACGATGGCCGCCGTCATCATCTACTTCTGGCGCGACCTCGTCCGCATCCTCACCACCTGGACCAAGAGCCTGTGGACGCCCGACCTGCGGCCCCACCAGGATGCGCGGATGGGCTGGTACATCGGCCTCGGCACCATCCCGATCTCGGTGTGCGGGCTGGCGTTCAAGGACTTCATCGAGGAGCCCGCCCGCAACCTGTGGATCAACTCGACGTCGCTGATCGTGATGGGCCTGCTGCTGATGGTCGCCGAGTGGGCGGGCATCAGGAAACGCGAGGTCGCCGACCTCAACATGCGCGACGGCCTGCTGATCGGCGCGTTCCAGTGCCTGTCGCTGATCCCCGGCTCGTCCCGGTCGGGGTCCACGATGACCGGCGCGCTGTTCCTCGGCTACACGCGGGAGGCCGCCGCGCGGTACTCCTTCCTGCTGTCGATCCCGGCGGTCGTGCTGTCGGGGGCGTTCGAGATGCGCAAGGCGTTCGACGGGTCGCTCCAGCTGGTCCCGACGGTGGTCGCCACGCTCGTGTCGTTCGTCGTCGGGTACGCGTGCATCGCCTGGCTGCTGAAGTTCCTCACCCGCCACTCGATGATGGTGTTCGTGTACTACCGCGTCGCGCTCGGCGGCGTCCTGCTCGGCCTGCTCGCCGCGGGCACCATCTCGGCCACCTGA
- a CDS encoding aldo/keto reductase, translating into MKERHLGRSGLLVSRLGLGTMTWGQDTAPDEAAAQLVAFVEAGGTLVDTADVYNDGDSERILGHLLRELVDRDGLVVATKAAIRPNGRYDGSRRHLLRALDASLDRMDLDHVDLWQLHVYDPATPLEETLSALDEAVASGRTRYVGVSNYAGWQVSKAAAWQRAWPGRAPVVSAQLEYSLLRRDIEREVVPAVLDAGAGLLPWSPLGRGVLTGKYRTGIPAGSRAAAPHFSDFVQPYLDEECARIVESVVTAAEGLGASPLGVALAWVRDRPGVAAPIVGARTAAQLGAILEAADLNLPGEIRDALDDVSDMSPAHP; encoded by the coding sequence ATGAAGGAGCGTCACCTCGGGAGGAGCGGGCTTCTGGTGTCCCGGCTGGGCCTCGGCACCATGACCTGGGGACAGGACACCGCGCCGGACGAGGCGGCGGCGCAGCTCGTCGCGTTCGTCGAGGCGGGGGGCACGCTGGTGGACACCGCCGACGTCTACAACGACGGCGACAGCGAGCGGATCCTCGGGCACCTGCTGCGCGAGCTCGTGGACCGTGACGGCCTCGTCGTCGCCACCAAGGCCGCGATCCGGCCGAACGGCCGCTACGACGGGTCCCGCCGGCATCTGCTCCGCGCGCTGGACGCCTCCCTGGACCGCATGGACCTCGACCACGTCGACCTGTGGCAGCTGCACGTGTACGACCCGGCGACGCCGCTGGAGGAGACGCTGTCGGCGCTGGACGAGGCGGTCGCGTCCGGGCGGACCCGCTACGTCGGCGTGTCGAACTACGCGGGCTGGCAGGTGTCCAAGGCCGCCGCCTGGCAGCGGGCGTGGCCGGGCCGCGCGCCCGTGGTGTCGGCGCAGCTGGAGTACTCGCTGCTGCGCCGCGACATCGAGCGGGAGGTCGTCCCGGCCGTGCTGGACGCGGGCGCGGGGCTGCTGCCGTGGTCGCCGCTCGGGCGGGGCGTCCTCACCGGCAAGTACCGCACCGGCATCCCCGCCGGGTCGCGGGCCGCGGCCCCGCACTTCTCCGACTTCGTCCAGCCGTACCTGGACGAGGAGTGCGCCCGGATCGTGGAGTCTGTGGTGACCGCCGCCGAGGGCCTCGGCGCGTCCCCGCTCGGCGTGGCGCTGGCCTGGGTCCGCGACCGGCCCGGGGTCGCCGCGCCGATCGTCGGCGCCCGGACGGCCGCGCAGCTCGGCGCCATCCTGGAGGCCGCCGACCTCAACCTCCCCGGTGAGATCCGCGACGCGCTCGACGACGTGTCCGACATGTCACCGGCGCATCCGTGA
- a CDS encoding helix-hairpin-helix domain-containing protein, with product MTDSHTDPDPTEPHAGPQNGPQAGGAPTRAERAARAAEAMRAAEAAGARAAAEAAGPARAAREPGPAPRPAAEVPAAGEGLAALTALFGETGVPAPLASRAAARLGPGAAAVLRGDPWRLLAVPGVLPRQADHFARRLLGQDARPDDPRRGRALVAHLLTEAAREGHTVTPAADVVTALERLQVPDPRAAVEAALDEADVLALTEEPAFDAGEDPDEDAALPEPEEILGLARWALAEEAAAEGFQRLTLTAVPLLEDDDVRELRSGLPEDRSLALTAALRTGVSVVRGAPGDIERTALAIASAAAGRGVRAAVAVPTDRAAADLAADGGAGDGPRVTSLHRLLEPRDDPSAAPGAVVFGRGEQRPFELDLVLVTDADGLDVELCAVLAEACADGTHLVLCAHTGAPPPAGPGSPLKDLEASETVPVVALDAAPPDGPLGALTAAVRGGELTPVEAPGREVVIVPAADAGEAVHRTVQLLTDSIPRALGIPPEGVQIVASSPGGEAGATALNAALKARLNPGPGKFAGMDPGDRVVVAAPLPHAAVGETGVVLGGGAHGLDVEFAGGMATLAPADASRLRHGWAVTVGLGRGTPRPAVIAVMSPEGLSRPAVAAAFGLARRHLSIVQAAGPALARAVRDTAAPERRTRLARLVMQ from the coding sequence GTGACCGACTCCCACACCGACCCCGACCCCACCGAGCCGCACGCAGGGCCACAGAACGGACCGCAAGCGGGTGGCGCCCCCACCCGGGCCGAGCGCGCCGCACGCGCCGCCGAGGCCATGCGCGCCGCCGAGGCCGCGGGCGCACGGGCCGCCGCCGAGGCCGCGGGCCCCGCCCGCGCCGCGCGTGAGCCCGGCCCCGCGCCGCGTCCCGCCGCGGAGGTCCCGGCGGCCGGTGAGGGCCTCGCCGCCCTCACCGCCCTGTTCGGCGAGACGGGCGTCCCGGCGCCGCTCGCGTCCCGCGCCGCGGCCCGGCTGGGCCCGGGGGCCGCCGCCGTCCTGCGCGGCGACCCGTGGCGGCTGCTGGCCGTCCCCGGCGTCCTGCCCCGGCAGGCCGACCACTTCGCCCGGCGGCTGCTCGGGCAGGACGCGCGCCCGGACGACCCCCGGCGGGGCCGCGCGCTGGTCGCGCACCTGCTGACCGAGGCGGCCCGCGAGGGGCACACGGTGACGCCCGCCGCCGACGTCGTCACCGCGCTGGAGCGCCTCCAGGTCCCCGACCCGCGCGCGGCGGTCGAGGCCGCGCTGGACGAGGCGGACGTGCTGGCGCTCACCGAGGAGCCCGCGTTCGACGCCGGGGAGGACCCGGACGAGGACGCCGCCCTCCCCGAGCCCGAGGAGATCCTCGGCCTGGCCCGGTGGGCGCTGGCGGAGGAGGCCGCCGCCGAGGGCTTCCAGCGGCTGACGCTCACCGCCGTGCCGCTGCTGGAGGACGACGACGTCCGGGAGCTGCGCTCCGGGCTGCCCGAGGACCGCTCCCTCGCCCTCACCGCCGCGCTCCGCACCGGCGTCAGCGTCGTGCGCGGGGCGCCCGGCGACATCGAGCGGACCGCGCTCGCCATCGCGTCGGCCGCCGCGGGACGGGGCGTCCGCGCGGCCGTCGCCGTCCCCACCGACCGCGCCGCCGCCGACCTCGCCGCGGACGGCGGCGCCGGCGACGGGCCGCGGGTCACGAGCCTGCACCGGCTGCTGGAGCCGCGCGACGACCCGTCCGCCGCGCCGGGCGCCGTCGTGTTCGGGCGCGGCGAGCAGCGGCCCTTCGAGCTGGACCTGGTCCTGGTCACCGACGCCGACGGGCTGGACGTCGAGCTGTGCGCGGTGCTCGCCGAGGCGTGCGCCGACGGCACGCACCTGGTCCTGTGCGCGCACACGGGCGCGCCACCGCCCGCCGGGCCCGGCAGCCCGCTGAAGGACCTGGAGGCGTCCGAGACCGTCCCCGTCGTCGCGCTGGACGCCGCGCCGCCGGACGGCCCCCTCGGCGCGCTCACCGCGGCGGTCCGCGGCGGCGAGCTGACCCCGGTGGAGGCGCCCGGCCGCGAGGTCGTGATCGTCCCCGCCGCCGACGCCGGGGAGGCGGTCCACCGGACCGTCCAGCTGCTGACCGACTCGATCCCGCGCGCCCTCGGCATCCCGCCGGAGGGCGTCCAGATCGTCGCCTCGTCCCCCGGCGGTGAGGCCGGCGCCACCGCCCTCAACGCGGCGCTCAAGGCCCGGCTGAACCCCGGGCCGGGCAAGTTCGCCGGGATGGACCCCGGCGACCGCGTCGTGGTCGCCGCGCCCCTCCCCCACGCCGCCGTGGGCGAGACCGGCGTGGTCCTCGGCGGCGGCGCGCACGGGCTGGACGTCGAGTTCGCCGGGGGCATGGCCACCCTCGCCCCGGCCGACGCGTCCCGCCTGCGGCACGGCTGGGCCGTGACGGTCGGCCTCGGGCGGGGGACGCCGCGTCCGGCCGTGATCGCGGTCATGTCCCCCGAGGGCCTGTCGCGGCCGGCCGTGGCGGCGGCCTTCGGGCTCGCCCGGCGGCACCTGTCGATCGTCCAGGCCGCGGGCCCGGCGCTGGCGCGCGCCGTCCGGGACACGGCCGCCCCCGAACGGCGCACCCGCCTGGCAAGACTCGTGATGCAGTAG
- the fabI gene encoding enoyl-ACP reductase FabI, with protein MGILDGKQILVTGVLTDKSIGFHIARVAQQEGARVALTAYPRPTLTQRTAKRLPSGPDDPPPVLELDVTSPEQLGGLADALRGHGFDRLDGVAHAIAFAPQTALGGNFLDTPWEDVATAVHASTYSLKSLTMACLPLMKGGGSVVGLDFDASKAWPVYDWMGVAKAGLESCSRYLAKYLGPQGIRCNLVAAGPLATMAAKSIPGFEGMTDMWPKAAPLGWDITDSEPTARACAALLSDWFPATTGEIIHVDGGIHAIGGAYA; from the coding sequence ATGGGAATTCTCGACGGCAAGCAGATCCTGGTCACCGGCGTCCTGACCGACAAGTCGATCGGCTTCCACATCGCCCGGGTGGCGCAGCAGGAGGGCGCGCGGGTGGCGCTGACCGCCTACCCGCGGCCGACCCTCACCCAGCGCACCGCCAAACGGCTGCCGTCCGGCCCGGACGACCCGCCGCCGGTCCTGGAGCTGGACGTGACCAGCCCCGAGCAGCTCGGCGGCCTCGCCGACGCCCTGCGCGGCCACGGCTTCGACCGTCTCGACGGCGTCGCCCACGCCATCGCCTTCGCGCCGCAGACCGCGCTCGGCGGCAACTTCCTCGACACCCCGTGGGAGGACGTGGCGACGGCCGTGCACGCCTCCACCTACTCGCTGAAGTCGCTGACGATGGCGTGCCTGCCGCTGATGAAGGGCGGCGGCTCGGTCGTCGGCCTGGACTTCGACGCCAGCAAGGCGTGGCCGGTGTACGACTGGATGGGCGTGGCCAAGGCGGGGCTGGAGTCCTGCTCGCGCTACCTCGCCAAGTACCTCGGCCCGCAGGGCATCCGCTGCAACCTGGTCGCCGCCGGGCCGCTCGCCACGATGGCCGCCAAGAGCATCCCCGGCTTCGAGGGCATGACCGACATGTGGCCCAAGGCCGCCCCGCTCGGCTGGGACATCACCGACAGCGAGCCCACCGCCCGCGCCTGCGCGGCGCTGCTGTCGGACTGGTTCCCCGCGACCACCGGCGAGATCATCCACGTCGACGGCGGCATCCACGCCATCGGCGGAGCCTACGCGTAA
- a CDS encoding beta-ketoacyl-ACP reductase, which translates to MSRSVLVTGGNRGIGLAIARELAAGGDAVAVTYRSGEPPEGLFGVRCDVTSSEDVDAAFGKVEAEQGPVEVLVANAGITKDTLLAIMSEESFTSVLDTNLTGAFRVAKRGVKGMMRKRSGRIVLVSSVVGLLGSPGQANYAASKAGMVGFARSLAREIGSRGITVNVVAPGFVDTDMTAVLTEEQQKSITASIPLGRIARPEEVAKAVRFVASEDAAYITGAVIPVDGGLGMGH; encoded by the coding sequence ATGAGTCGCTCTGTCCTCGTGACCGGCGGTAACCGGGGCATCGGCCTGGCCATCGCCCGCGAGCTCGCCGCGGGGGGCGACGCCGTCGCCGTCACCTACCGGTCCGGGGAGCCCCCCGAGGGGCTGTTCGGCGTGCGGTGCGACGTGACGAGCTCCGAGGACGTGGACGCGGCGTTCGGCAAGGTCGAGGCGGAGCAGGGCCCCGTCGAGGTGCTGGTGGCCAACGCCGGGATCACCAAGGACACCCTCCTGGCGATCATGAGCGAGGAGTCGTTCACCTCCGTCCTGGACACGAACCTGACGGGCGCGTTCCGGGTCGCCAAGCGCGGCGTGAAGGGCATGATGCGCAAGCGCTCCGGCCGGATCGTGCTGGTGTCGTCGGTGGTGGGGCTGCTCGGCTCGCCGGGGCAGGCGAACTACGCCGCGTCCAAGGCCGGCATGGTCGGGTTCGCGCGGTCGCTGGCCCGCGAGATCGGCTCCCGCGGCATCACGGTGAACGTGGTCGCGCCCGGGTTCGTCGACACCGACATGACCGCGGTGCTGACCGAGGAGCAGCAGAAGTCGATCACGGCGTCGATCCCGCTGGGCCGCATCGCGCGGCCCGAGGAGGTCGCCAAGGCCGTCCGGTTCGTGGCCAGCGAGGACGCCGCCTACATCACCGGGGCCGTGATCCCGGTGGACGGCGGCCTGGGGATGGGGCACTGA
- a CDS encoding TldD/PmbA family protein, producing MHDIDPAFTALPLRALADAALSRARELGAQHADFRLERIRSQTLRLADAALETALDADDLGLSVRVVKDGTWGFAAGIDLTPEGAARVAGQAVEVAAVAGAVNREPIELAPEPVHGERTWVSAYETDPFEVPAGDKVALLADWSRRLLDDDRVDHVDATLLQVKENKFFADLAGTVTTQQRVRLHPVVNAVGIADGGFDTMRTLAPPAGYGWEWLTGTHWDWDGELARIPELLAEKLAAPSVEGGLYDVVIDPSNLWLTIHESVGHATELDRALGYEAAYAGTSFATPDKLGSLRYGSEVMNVTGDRTAEHGLATIGWDDEGVRTRSFDIVTGGLFTGYQTDRRIAALTGAEGSNGCAFADAASSMPIQRMANVSLRPAEDGPSTDELISGVERGIYILGDKSWSIDMQRHNFQFTGQRFYRIENGRLAGQLRDVAYQASTTDFWNSMEAVGGPQTYVLGGAFNCGKGQPGQIAPVSHGCPSALFRGVNILNALKEAGQ from the coding sequence GTGCATGACATCGATCCCGCCTTCACCGCGCTCCCCCTGCGCGCGCTGGCCGACGCGGCGCTCAGCCGGGCCCGGGAACTGGGCGCGCAGCACGCCGACTTCCGCCTGGAGCGCATCCGCAGCCAGACCCTCCGCCTCGCCGACGCGGCCCTGGAGACCGCCCTGGACGCCGACGACCTCGGCCTGTCGGTCCGCGTCGTCAAGGACGGCACCTGGGGCTTCGCCGCCGGCATCGACCTGACGCCCGAGGGCGCCGCCCGCGTCGCCGGCCAGGCCGTCGAGGTCGCCGCCGTCGCCGGGGCCGTCAACCGCGAGCCCATCGAGCTGGCGCCCGAGCCCGTCCACGGCGAGCGGACATGGGTCTCGGCGTACGAGACCGACCCGTTCGAGGTGCCGGCCGGCGACAAGGTCGCGCTGCTGGCGGACTGGAGCCGCCGGCTGCTGGACGACGACCGCGTCGACCACGTGGACGCCACCCTCCTGCAGGTCAAGGAGAACAAGTTCTTCGCCGACCTCGCCGGGACCGTCACCACCCAGCAGCGCGTCCGGCTGCATCCCGTCGTGAACGCCGTGGGCATCGCCGACGGCGGGTTCGACACCATGCGCACCCTCGCCCCGCCCGCCGGGTACGGGTGGGAGTGGCTGACCGGGACGCACTGGGACTGGGACGGCGAGCTGGCCCGCATCCCCGAGCTGCTCGCCGAGAAGCTCGCGGCGCCCTCGGTCGAGGGCGGGCTGTACGACGTCGTCATCGACCCGTCCAACCTGTGGCTGACCATCCACGAGTCCGTCGGCCACGCCACCGAGCTGGACCGCGCGCTCGGCTACGAGGCCGCCTACGCCGGCACCTCTTTCGCCACCCCCGACAAGCTCGGCAGCCTGCGGTACGGGTCGGAGGTCATGAACGTCACCGGCGACCGCACCGCCGAGCACGGCCTGGCCACCATCGGCTGGGACGACGAGGGCGTGCGGACCCGGTCGTTCGACATCGTCACCGGCGGGCTGTTCACCGGCTACCAGACCGACCGGCGCATCGCCGCCCTCACCGGCGCCGAGGGCTCCAACGGGTGCGCGTTCGCCGACGCGGCGTCCAGCATGCCGATCCAGCGGATGGCGAACGTGTCGCTGCGGCCCGCCGAGGACGGCCCGTCCACCGACGAGCTGATCTCCGGCGTGGAGCGCGGGATCTACATCCTCGGCGACAAGAGCTGGTCGATCGACATGCAGCGCCACAACTTCCAGTTCACCGGGCAGCGTTTCTACCGGATCGAGAACGGGCGCCTGGCCGGGCAGCTCCGCGACGTCGCCTACCAGGCCAGCACCACCGACTTCTGGAACTCCATGGAGGCCGTCGGCGGCCCGCAGACCTACGTGCTGGGCGGCGCGTTCAACTGCGGCAAGGGCCAGCCGGGGCAGATCGCGCCGGTCAGCCACGGCTGCCCGTCGGCGCTGTTCCGCGGCGTCAACATCCTCAACGCGCTGAAGGAGGCCGGCCAGTGA
- a CDS encoding metallopeptidase TldD-related protein, which translates to MRPQEAVERALALSRADGCVVIADETGTANLRWAGNTLTTNGVSRTSRLTVIALRETAGGVAAGVVSRAAVGAGGIEDLVRAAEADAATGEPAEDAAPLVSEGPAGGWDDDPAETGIGVYEGLAPALGEAFAEAEAGGRRLYGFANHTVTSTFLGNSAGLRLRHDQPTGLLELNAKGAGGSAWSGVSTRDFSDVDVPALTGELTRRLGWGARRVDLPAGRYETILPPTAVADLMIYLYWSAGARDAQDGRTVFSAPGGGTRVGQELANLPVTLSSDPAAPGLECAPFMIARASSRESSVFDNGLGLGATDWIRDGALASLIQTRHSARRTGLAPTPPVDNLIMTGPDGGASLEDMVARTERGLLLTCLWYIREVDPQSLLLTGLTRDGVFLVEDGEVAGAVNNFRFNESPVDLLSRLAEVGGTGRTLPREWSDYFTRAAMPPLRVADFNMSTVSEAS; encoded by the coding sequence ATCAGGCCGCAGGAGGCCGTCGAGCGGGCCCTGGCCCTGTCGCGCGCCGACGGCTGCGTCGTCATCGCCGACGAGACCGGGACCGCGAACCTGCGCTGGGCGGGCAACACCCTGACCACCAACGGCGTCAGCCGCACCAGCCGCCTCACCGTCATCGCGCTGCGCGAGACCGCGGGCGGCGTCGCCGCCGGCGTGGTGTCGCGCGCCGCGGTCGGCGCCGGCGGCATCGAGGACCTCGTCCGCGCCGCCGAGGCCGACGCCGCCACCGGAGAGCCCGCCGAGGACGCCGCCCCGCTGGTCTCCGAGGGCCCGGCGGGCGGCTGGGACGACGACCCCGCCGAGACCGGCATCGGCGTCTACGAGGGCCTCGCGCCCGCGCTCGGCGAGGCGTTCGCCGAGGCGGAGGCCGGCGGGCGGCGGCTGTACGGGTTCGCCAACCACACGGTGACCTCCACGTTCCTCGGCAACTCCGCCGGGCTGCGGCTGCGGCACGACCAGCCGACCGGGCTGCTGGAGCTCAACGCCAAGGGCGCGGGCGGGTCCGCCTGGTCGGGGGTGTCCACCCGCGACTTCTCCGACGTGGACGTCCCCGCCCTCACCGGTGAGCTGACGCGGCGGCTCGGCTGGGGCGCGCGGCGCGTCGACCTGCCCGCGGGACGGTACGAGACGATCCTGCCGCCCACCGCCGTCGCCGACCTGATGATCTATCTGTACTGGTCGGCGGGCGCCCGCGACGCCCAGGACGGCCGGACGGTCTTCAGCGCCCCCGGCGGCGGCACCCGCGTCGGGCAGGAGCTGGCGAACCTGCCCGTCACGCTGTCCAGCGACCCGGCCGCCCCGGGCCTGGAGTGCGCCCCGTTCATGATCGCGCGGGCCTCCAGCCGCGAGTCGTCGGTGTTCGACAACGGCCTCGGCCTCGGCGCCACCGACTGGATCCGCGACGGCGCGCTGGCCTCGCTCATCCAGACCCGCCACTCCGCGCGGCGGACCGGCCTGGCGCCGACCCCGCCCGTCGACAACCTGATCATGACGGGGCCGGACGGCGGCGCGTCGCTGGAGGACATGGTGGCCCGCACGGAGCGCGGCCTGCTGCTCACGTGCCTGTGGTACATCCGGGAGGTGGACCCCCAGAGCCTGCTGCTGACGGGCCTCACCCGCGACGGGGTGTTCCTGGTCGAGGACGGCGAGGTCGCCGGGGCCGTGAACAACTTCCGGTTCAACGAGAGCCCGGTGGACCTGCTGTCGCGGCTGGCCGAGGTCGGCGGCACCGGCCGGACCCTGCCCCGCGAGTGGTCGGACTACTTCACCCGCGCGGCGATGCCCCCGCTCCGGGTGGCCGACTTCAACATGTCGACGGTCTCCGAGGCGTCCTGA
- a CDS encoding dodecin, protein MTERTYRVTEIVGTSPESVDAAVRNGIRRAAQTLRHLDWFEVTEVRGQIEDGEVAHYQVGLKLGFRLEDG, encoded by the coding sequence ATGACCGAACGCACGTACCGGGTGACCGAGATCGTGGGGACTTCACCCGAGTCGGTCGACGCCGCCGTCCGCAACGGCATCAGGCGCGCCGCGCAGACGCTCCGGCACCTGGACTGGTTCGAGGTGACGGAGGTCCGCGGGCAGATCGAGGACGGCGAGGTCGCCCACTACCAGGTGGGCCTGAAACTCGGGTTCCGCCTGGAGGACGGCTGA
- a CDS encoding DUF3099 domain-containing protein encodes MKVNHRRRSETEIYTVTDAPRPMSEDIGYRQRRYLVSMGIRTVCFVGAVLAAMAGAPLWLVGLLVAGALFLPYISVIFANGGREPTPRARFEEPAGHHGRTAQNPVSGQRPEIGS; translated from the coding sequence GTGAAGGTCAATCACCGCCGCAGGTCCGAGACCGAGATCTACACGGTCACCGACGCGCCGCGGCCGATGTCGGAGGACATCGGGTACCGGCAGCGGCGCTACCTGGTGTCCATGGGCATCAGGACGGTCTGCTTCGTCGGCGCGGTGCTGGCCGCCATGGCGGGCGCCCCGCTGTGGCTCGTCGGCCTCCTGGTGGCCGGTGCCCTGTTCCTTCCGTACATCAGTGTGATCTTCGCGAACGGGGGCCGTGAGCCGACTCCCCGGGCGCGATTCGAAGAACCCGCCGGTCACCACGGAAGGACCGCACAGAACCCAGTTTCCGGACAGCGACCGGAAATCGGGTCGTGA
- a CDS encoding acyl-CoA dehydrogenase family protein: MRRTLFNEDHEAFRDMIRAFIAAEVVPVFGEWEEAGHPPRAFYNRLGELGVLGVQVPEEYGGAGETSFKYQAVVSEECARAGVGFGSYGVHVNLVLPYLLKYGSPEQKGRWLPPFASGDMMTAIAMTEPGTGSDLAGIRTTARRDGDHYVLNGAKTFITGGVLADRVLVVARTSPASPEDRRAGLSILAVDTAGEGYAVGRKLEKIGLRSSDTAELSFTDVRVPAADLLGEEGRGFEYLTHNLAEERLGIATASYASAAAAVEFAREYVRGRTVFGKSVSSFQNTKFVLAECATEVEAARSLVDRAIEALDAGELTPADAAVAKLFCTEVQARVVDKCLQLHGGYGYILEYPIARLYADARVARIYGGTSEVLKTIIAKDIKV, from the coding sequence GTGCGCCGCACCCTGTTCAACGAGGACCACGAGGCGTTCCGGGACATGATCCGGGCCTTCATCGCCGCCGAGGTCGTCCCCGTCTTCGGCGAGTGGGAGGAGGCCGGCCACCCGCCGCGCGCCTTCTACAACCGGCTCGGCGAGCTCGGCGTCCTCGGCGTGCAGGTGCCCGAGGAGTACGGCGGCGCGGGCGAGACCAGCTTCAAGTACCAGGCGGTGGTGTCGGAGGAGTGCGCCCGCGCGGGCGTGGGCTTCGGCTCTTACGGCGTGCACGTCAACCTGGTGCTGCCCTACCTGCTCAAGTACGGGTCGCCGGAGCAGAAGGGGCGCTGGCTGCCGCCGTTCGCGAGCGGCGACATGATGACGGCCATCGCGATGACCGAGCCCGGGACCGGCTCGGACCTGGCCGGGATACGCACCACCGCGCGGCGGGACGGCGACCACTACGTCCTCAACGGCGCCAAGACGTTCATCACCGGCGGCGTCCTCGCCGACCGGGTCCTGGTGGTGGCCCGCACCTCCCCGGCCTCGCCGGAGGACCGCCGGGCGGGCCTGTCGATCCTCGCGGTCGACACCGCCGGCGAGGGCTACGCGGTCGGGCGCAAGCTGGAGAAGATCGGGTTGCGCAGCTCCGACACCGCCGAGCTGTCGTTCACCGACGTCCGGGTCCCCGCCGCGGACCTGCTCGGCGAGGAGGGCCGCGGGTTCGAGTACCTCACCCACAACCTCGCCGAGGAGCGGCTCGGGATCGCCACCGCCTCCTACGCCTCCGCCGCCGCGGCGGTCGAGTTCGCCCGCGAGTACGTCCGGGGCAGGACGGTCTTCGGCAAGAGCGTCTCCTCCTTCCAGAACACCAAGTTCGTCCTGGCCGAGTGCGCCACCGAGGTCGAGGCGGCCCGGTCGCTGGTGGACCGCGCGATCGAGGCGCTGGACGCCGGGGAGCTCACCCCCGCCGACGCCGCCGTCGCCAAGCTGTTCTGCACCGAGGTCCAGGCGCGCGTGGTCGACAAGTGCCTCCAGCTGCACGGCGGCTACGGCTACATCCTGGAGTACCCGATCGCGCGCCTGTACGCCGACGCCCGCGTCGCGCGGATCTACGGCGGCACCAGCGAGGTCCTCAAGACCATCATCGCCAAGGACATCAAGGTCTGA